The Montipora foliosa isolate CH-2021 chromosome 1, ASM3666993v2, whole genome shotgun sequence genome has a window encoding:
- the LOC137991972 gene encoding uncharacterized protein isoform X3 — MLVKFYCACGTKSGQREFGTGPRREVMSRWTLRLGICKLQKWQIVLLGFLVFSSIVYFRHKEKSADKEIRKPLSWELSGMKFHAKDAGIEGKSAVGGPNTQTNTFDEDKMQQGKGSWIEGVVSKMLPRLYSDRQRYNETCSHKWQKEYKSLHKDILEGRRPRKFIVFTCKEQEYGCSGYGNRLAALTSLLYLSILTQRAFLIEWDMDAGVPLEHHLSTNNIAWNYPVKELQELKTRKHLWAKYRPKRNGTFNVIDSKAKLAAWLKKTDLQAFFDRPVEKIMGMWYFVDVLLKNEFLKNHAIELGISSSGTYYSFIGCAFEFLFQKTRTLEERLESTRNSLSLERSAFKIGIQVRMGDISFGKSLPYNDINYKDFFNCAQALSEAISTRNQTRFMERRIRWFLATDDIKVKKFAIENYSPNTVTQMITPQHITRLTMLTRSESVESMLDIIVDHLLLSECTFLILSRGSTFGKTAAALTFHSAETLTFGRTCAKMARNEHRNENHK, encoded by the exons TTATGAGCCGGTGGACTCTTCGGTTGGGGATCTGCAAACTACAAAAGTGGCAAATCGTCCTCTTGGGTTTTCTTGTCTTCTCATCGATCGTATATTTCAGGCACAAAGAAAAGTCGGCTGATAAAG AAATACGTAAGCCTTTGTCGTGGGAATTGAGTGGAATGAAATTTCACGCAAAAGATGCTGGCATTGAGGGCAAAAGCGCAGTAGGCGGACCTAATACACAAACTAACACCTTCGATGAAGATAAAATGCAACAAGGCAAAGGTTCGTGGATAGAAGGTGTGGTTTCGAAAATGCTTCCTAGGCTTTACTCCGACAGGCAACGTTATAATGAAACGTGTAGTCATAAATGGCAAAAAGAATACAAGAGTCTTCACAAAGATATTTTAGAGGGACGCAGACCGCGAAAGTTTATTGTGTTTACTTGCAAAGAGCAAGAATATGGATGTTCTGGTTATGGTAACCGCTTAGCAGCACTTACGTCGCTTCTCTATCTTTCCATTTTAACCCAACGAGCATTTTTGATTGAATGGGATATGGATGCAGGGGTACCACTCGAACATCACCTTTCTACAAATAACATTGCGTGGAATTATCCTGTCAAGGAGCTACAAGAACTTAAGACGAGGAAGCATCTTTGGGCCAAGTACCGCCCAAAAAGAAATGGCACGTTTAACGTAATAGATTCCAAAGCAAAGTTGGCAGCTTGGCTAAAGAAAACTGATTTACAGGCGTTCTTTGACCGCCCCGTTGAAAAGATAATGGGAATGTGGTATTTTGTCGATGTTTTATTGAAAAACGAATTCTTGAAAAATCATGCCATCGAATTGGGGATCAGTTCCAGTGGAACTTATTACAGTTTTATAGGCTGTGCTTTTGAATTTCTCTTTCAAAAGACACGCACATTAGAAGAACGGCTTGAATCAACGCGGAATTCACTTAGTCTTGAAAGATCGGCTTTTAAGATTGGGATACAAGTTAGAATGGGCGACATATCCTTTGGAAAGAGCTTGCCGTATAATGACATCAATTATAAAGATTTCTTTAATTGCGCTCAGGCGTTAAGTGAAGCAATTTCGACACGAAATCAAACACGTTTCATGGAAAGAAGGATACGATGGTTTCTTGCAACGGACGATATTAAGGTTAAAAAGTTTGCAATCGAGAATTACTCCCCAAATACAGTCACCCAAATGATAACTCCGCAACACATAACACGTTTGACAATGCTGACACGTTCGGAATCCGTGGAAAGTATGTTGGATATAATTGTGGACCATTTATTGTTGTCTGAGTGCACTTTTCTCATTTTGTCCAGAGGAAGTACTTTTGGAAAGACTGCGGCTGCACTCACGTTTCATTCCGCGGAAACGTTGACGT
- the LOC137991972 gene encoding uncharacterized protein isoform X10, with protein sequence MSRWTLRLGICKLQKWQIVLLGFLVFSSIVYFRHKEKSADKEIRKPLSWELSGMKFHAKDAGIEGKSAVGGPNTQTNTFDEDKMQQGKGSWIEGVVSKMLPRLYSDRQRYNETCSHKWQKEYKSLHKDILEGRRPRKFIVFTCKEQEYGCSGYGNRLAALTSLLYLSILTQRAFLIEWDMDAGVPLEHHLSTNNIAWNYPVKELQELKTRKHLWAKYRPKRNGTFNVIDSKAKLAAWLKKTDLQAFFDRPVEKIMGMWYFVDVLLKNEFLKNHAIELGISSSGTYYSFIGCAFEFLFQKTRTLEERLESTRNSLSLERSAFKIGIQVRMGDISFGKSLPYNDINYKDFFNCAQALSEAISTRNQTRFMERRIRWFLATDDIKVKKFAIENYSPNTVTQMITPQHITRLTMLTRSESVESMLDIIVDHLLLSECTFLILSRGSTFGKTAAALTFHSAETLTFGRTCAKMARNEHRNENHK encoded by the exons ATGAGCCGGTGGACTCTTCGGTTGGGGATCTGCAAACTACAAAAGTGGCAAATCGTCCTCTTGGGTTTTCTTGTCTTCTCATCGATCGTATATTTCAGGCACAAAGAAAAGTCGGCTGATAAAG AAATACGTAAGCCTTTGTCGTGGGAATTGAGTGGAATGAAATTTCACGCAAAAGATGCTGGCATTGAGGGCAAAAGCGCAGTAGGCGGACCTAATACACAAACTAACACCTTCGATGAAGATAAAATGCAACAAGGCAAAGGTTCGTGGATAGAAGGTGTGGTTTCGAAAATGCTTCCTAGGCTTTACTCCGACAGGCAACGTTATAATGAAACGTGTAGTCATAAATGGCAAAAAGAATACAAGAGTCTTCACAAAGATATTTTAGAGGGACGCAGACCGCGAAAGTTTATTGTGTTTACTTGCAAAGAGCAAGAATATGGATGTTCTGGTTATGGTAACCGCTTAGCAGCACTTACGTCGCTTCTCTATCTTTCCATTTTAACCCAACGAGCATTTTTGATTGAATGGGATATGGATGCAGGGGTACCACTCGAACATCACCTTTCTACAAATAACATTGCGTGGAATTATCCTGTCAAGGAGCTACAAGAACTTAAGACGAGGAAGCATCTTTGGGCCAAGTACCGCCCAAAAAGAAATGGCACGTTTAACGTAATAGATTCCAAAGCAAAGTTGGCAGCTTGGCTAAAGAAAACTGATTTACAGGCGTTCTTTGACCGCCCCGTTGAAAAGATAATGGGAATGTGGTATTTTGTCGATGTTTTATTGAAAAACGAATTCTTGAAAAATCATGCCATCGAATTGGGGATCAGTTCCAGTGGAACTTATTACAGTTTTATAGGCTGTGCTTTTGAATTTCTCTTTCAAAAGACACGCACATTAGAAGAACGGCTTGAATCAACGCGGAATTCACTTAGTCTTGAAAGATCGGCTTTTAAGATTGGGATACAAGTTAGAATGGGCGACATATCCTTTGGAAAGAGCTTGCCGTATAATGACATCAATTATAAAGATTTCTTTAATTGCGCTCAGGCGTTAAGTGAAGCAATTTCGACACGAAATCAAACACGTTTCATGGAAAGAAGGATACGATGGTTTCTTGCAACGGACGATATTAAGGTTAAAAAGTTTGCAATCGAGAATTACTCCCCAAATACAGTCACCCAAATGATAACTCCGCAACACATAACACGTTTGACAATGCTGACACGTTCGGAATCCGTGGAAAGTATGTTGGATATAATTGTGGACCATTTATTGTTGTCTGAGTGCACTTTTCTCATTTTGTCCAGAGGAAGTACTTTTGGAAAGACTGCGGCTGCACTCACGTTTCATTCCGCGGAAACGTTGACGT
- the LOC137991972 gene encoding uncharacterized protein isoform X6, producing MSVHALVLKRIHEVMSRWTLRLGICKLQKWQIVLLGFLVFSSIVYFRHKEKSADKEIRKPLSWELSGMKFHAKDAGIEGKSAVGGPNTQTNTFDEDKMQQGKGSWIEGVVSKMLPRLYSDRQRYNETCSHKWQKEYKSLHKDILEGRRPRKFIVFTCKEQEYGCSGYGNRLAALTSLLYLSILTQRAFLIEWDMDAGVPLEHHLSTNNIAWNYPVKELQELKTRKHLWAKYRPKRNGTFNVIDSKAKLAAWLKKTDLQAFFDRPVEKIMGMWYFVDVLLKNEFLKNHAIELGISSSGTYYSFIGCAFEFLFQKTRTLEERLESTRNSLSLERSAFKIGIQVRMGDISFGKSLPYNDINYKDFFNCAQALSEAISTRNQTRFMERRIRWFLATDDIKVKKFAIENYSPNTVTQMITPQHITRLTMLTRSESVESMLDIIVDHLLLSECTFLILSRGSTFGKTAAALTFHSAETLTFGRTCAKMARNEHRNENHK from the exons TTATGAGCCGGTGGACTCTTCGGTTGGGGATCTGCAAACTACAAAAGTGGCAAATCGTCCTCTTGGGTTTTCTTGTCTTCTCATCGATCGTATATTTCAGGCACAAAGAAAAGTCGGCTGATAAAG AAATACGTAAGCCTTTGTCGTGGGAATTGAGTGGAATGAAATTTCACGCAAAAGATGCTGGCATTGAGGGCAAAAGCGCAGTAGGCGGACCTAATACACAAACTAACACCTTCGATGAAGATAAAATGCAACAAGGCAAAGGTTCGTGGATAGAAGGTGTGGTTTCGAAAATGCTTCCTAGGCTTTACTCCGACAGGCAACGTTATAATGAAACGTGTAGTCATAAATGGCAAAAAGAATACAAGAGTCTTCACAAAGATATTTTAGAGGGACGCAGACCGCGAAAGTTTATTGTGTTTACTTGCAAAGAGCAAGAATATGGATGTTCTGGTTATGGTAACCGCTTAGCAGCACTTACGTCGCTTCTCTATCTTTCCATTTTAACCCAACGAGCATTTTTGATTGAATGGGATATGGATGCAGGGGTACCACTCGAACATCACCTTTCTACAAATAACATTGCGTGGAATTATCCTGTCAAGGAGCTACAAGAACTTAAGACGAGGAAGCATCTTTGGGCCAAGTACCGCCCAAAAAGAAATGGCACGTTTAACGTAATAGATTCCAAAGCAAAGTTGGCAGCTTGGCTAAAGAAAACTGATTTACAGGCGTTCTTTGACCGCCCCGTTGAAAAGATAATGGGAATGTGGTATTTTGTCGATGTTTTATTGAAAAACGAATTCTTGAAAAATCATGCCATCGAATTGGGGATCAGTTCCAGTGGAACTTATTACAGTTTTATAGGCTGTGCTTTTGAATTTCTCTTTCAAAAGACACGCACATTAGAAGAACGGCTTGAATCAACGCGGAATTCACTTAGTCTTGAAAGATCGGCTTTTAAGATTGGGATACAAGTTAGAATGGGCGACATATCCTTTGGAAAGAGCTTGCCGTATAATGACATCAATTATAAAGATTTCTTTAATTGCGCTCAGGCGTTAAGTGAAGCAATTTCGACACGAAATCAAACACGTTTCATGGAAAGAAGGATACGATGGTTTCTTGCAACGGACGATATTAAGGTTAAAAAGTTTGCAATCGAGAATTACTCCCCAAATACAGTCACCCAAATGATAACTCCGCAACACATAACACGTTTGACAATGCTGACACGTTCGGAATCCGTGGAAAGTATGTTGGATATAATTGTGGACCATTTATTGTTGTCTGAGTGCACTTTTCTCATTTTGTCCAGAGGAAGTACTTTTGGAAAGACTGCGGCTGCACTCACGTTTCATTCCGCGGAAACGTTGACGT
- the LOC137991972 gene encoding uncharacterized protein isoform X2, with product MLVKFYCACGTKSGQREFGAGPRRKVMSRWTLRLGICKLQKWQIVLLGFLVFSSIVYFRHKEKSADKEIRKPLSWELSGMKFHAKDAGIEGKSAVGGPNTQTNTFDEDKMQQGKGSWIEGVVSKMLPRLYSDRQRYNETCSHKWQKEYKSLHKDILEGRRPRKFIVFTCKEQEYGCSGYGNRLAALTSLLYLSILTQRAFLIEWDMDAGVPLEHHLSTNNIAWNYPVKELQELKTRKHLWAKYRPKRNGTFNVIDSKAKLAAWLKKTDLQAFFDRPVEKIMGMWYFVDVLLKNEFLKNHAIELGISSSGTYYSFIGCAFEFLFQKTRTLEERLESTRNSLSLERSAFKIGIQVRMGDISFGKSLPYNDINYKDFFNCAQALSEAISTRNQTRFMERRIRWFLATDDIKVKKFAIENYSPNTVTQMITPQHITRLTMLTRSESVESMLDIIVDHLLLSECTFLILSRGSTFGKTAAALTFHSAETLTFGRTCAKMARNEHRNENHK from the exons TTATGAGCCGGTGGACTCTTCGGTTGGGGATCTGCAAACTACAAAAGTGGCAAATCGTCCTCTTGGGTTTTCTTGTCTTCTCATCGATCGTATATTTCAGGCACAAAGAAAAGTCGGCTGATAAAG AAATACGTAAGCCTTTGTCGTGGGAATTGAGTGGAATGAAATTTCACGCAAAAGATGCTGGCATTGAGGGCAAAAGCGCAGTAGGCGGACCTAATACACAAACTAACACCTTCGATGAAGATAAAATGCAACAAGGCAAAGGTTCGTGGATAGAAGGTGTGGTTTCGAAAATGCTTCCTAGGCTTTACTCCGACAGGCAACGTTATAATGAAACGTGTAGTCATAAATGGCAAAAAGAATACAAGAGTCTTCACAAAGATATTTTAGAGGGACGCAGACCGCGAAAGTTTATTGTGTTTACTTGCAAAGAGCAAGAATATGGATGTTCTGGTTATGGTAACCGCTTAGCAGCACTTACGTCGCTTCTCTATCTTTCCATTTTAACCCAACGAGCATTTTTGATTGAATGGGATATGGATGCAGGGGTACCACTCGAACATCACCTTTCTACAAATAACATTGCGTGGAATTATCCTGTCAAGGAGCTACAAGAACTTAAGACGAGGAAGCATCTTTGGGCCAAGTACCGCCCAAAAAGAAATGGCACGTTTAACGTAATAGATTCCAAAGCAAAGTTGGCAGCTTGGCTAAAGAAAACTGATTTACAGGCGTTCTTTGACCGCCCCGTTGAAAAGATAATGGGAATGTGGTATTTTGTCGATGTTTTATTGAAAAACGAATTCTTGAAAAATCATGCCATCGAATTGGGGATCAGTTCCAGTGGAACTTATTACAGTTTTATAGGCTGTGCTTTTGAATTTCTCTTTCAAAAGACACGCACATTAGAAGAACGGCTTGAATCAACGCGGAATTCACTTAGTCTTGAAAGATCGGCTTTTAAGATTGGGATACAAGTTAGAATGGGCGACATATCCTTTGGAAAGAGCTTGCCGTATAATGACATCAATTATAAAGATTTCTTTAATTGCGCTCAGGCGTTAAGTGAAGCAATTTCGACACGAAATCAAACACGTTTCATGGAAAGAAGGATACGATGGTTTCTTGCAACGGACGATATTAAGGTTAAAAAGTTTGCAATCGAGAATTACTCCCCAAATACAGTCACCCAAATGATAACTCCGCAACACATAACACGTTTGACAATGCTGACACGTTCGGAATCCGTGGAAAGTATGTTGGATATAATTGTGGACCATTTATTGTTGTCTGAGTGCACTTTTCTCATTTTGTCCAGAGGAAGTACTTTTGGAAAGACTGCGGCTGCACTCACGTTTCATTCCGCGGAAACGTTGACGT
- the LOC137991972 gene encoding uncharacterized protein isoform X5, producing MSVHALVLKRIREVMSRWTLRLGICKLQKWQIVLLGFLVFSSIVYFRHKEKSADKEIRKPLSWELSGMKFHAKDAGIEGKSAVGGPNTQTNTFDEDKMQQGKGSWIEGVVSKMLPRLYSDRQRYNETCSHKWQKEYKSLHKDILEGRRPRKFIVFTCKEQEYGCSGYGNRLAALTSLLYLSILTQRAFLIEWDMDAGVPLEHHLSTNNIAWNYPVKELQELKTRKHLWAKYRPKRNGTFNVIDSKAKLAAWLKKTDLQAFFDRPVEKIMGMWYFVDVLLKNEFLKNHAIELGISSSGTYYSFIGCAFEFLFQKTRTLEERLESTRNSLSLERSAFKIGIQVRMGDISFGKSLPYNDINYKDFFNCAQALSEAISTRNQTRFMERRIRWFLATDDIKVKKFAIENYSPNTVTQMITPQHITRLTMLTRSESVESMLDIIVDHLLLSECTFLILSRGSTFGKTAAALTFHSAETLTFGRTCAKMARNEHRNENHK from the exons TTATGAGCCGGTGGACTCTTCGGTTGGGGATCTGCAAACTACAAAAGTGGCAAATCGTCCTCTTGGGTTTTCTTGTCTTCTCATCGATCGTATATTTCAGGCACAAAGAAAAGTCGGCTGATAAAG AAATACGTAAGCCTTTGTCGTGGGAATTGAGTGGAATGAAATTTCACGCAAAAGATGCTGGCATTGAGGGCAAAAGCGCAGTAGGCGGACCTAATACACAAACTAACACCTTCGATGAAGATAAAATGCAACAAGGCAAAGGTTCGTGGATAGAAGGTGTGGTTTCGAAAATGCTTCCTAGGCTTTACTCCGACAGGCAACGTTATAATGAAACGTGTAGTCATAAATGGCAAAAAGAATACAAGAGTCTTCACAAAGATATTTTAGAGGGACGCAGACCGCGAAAGTTTATTGTGTTTACTTGCAAAGAGCAAGAATATGGATGTTCTGGTTATGGTAACCGCTTAGCAGCACTTACGTCGCTTCTCTATCTTTCCATTTTAACCCAACGAGCATTTTTGATTGAATGGGATATGGATGCAGGGGTACCACTCGAACATCACCTTTCTACAAATAACATTGCGTGGAATTATCCTGTCAAGGAGCTACAAGAACTTAAGACGAGGAAGCATCTTTGGGCCAAGTACCGCCCAAAAAGAAATGGCACGTTTAACGTAATAGATTCCAAAGCAAAGTTGGCAGCTTGGCTAAAGAAAACTGATTTACAGGCGTTCTTTGACCGCCCCGTTGAAAAGATAATGGGAATGTGGTATTTTGTCGATGTTTTATTGAAAAACGAATTCTTGAAAAATCATGCCATCGAATTGGGGATCAGTTCCAGTGGAACTTATTACAGTTTTATAGGCTGTGCTTTTGAATTTCTCTTTCAAAAGACACGCACATTAGAAGAACGGCTTGAATCAACGCGGAATTCACTTAGTCTTGAAAGATCGGCTTTTAAGATTGGGATACAAGTTAGAATGGGCGACATATCCTTTGGAAAGAGCTTGCCGTATAATGACATCAATTATAAAGATTTCTTTAATTGCGCTCAGGCGTTAAGTGAAGCAATTTCGACACGAAATCAAACACGTTTCATGGAAAGAAGGATACGATGGTTTCTTGCAACGGACGATATTAAGGTTAAAAAGTTTGCAATCGAGAATTACTCCCCAAATACAGTCACCCAAATGATAACTCCGCAACACATAACACGTTTGACAATGCTGACACGTTCGGAATCCGTGGAAAGTATGTTGGATATAATTGTGGACCATTTATTGTTGTCTGAGTGCACTTTTCTCATTTTGTCCAGAGGAAGTACTTTTGGAAAGACTGCGGCTGCACTCACGTTTCATTCCGCGGAAACGTTGACGT
- the LOC137991972 gene encoding uncharacterized protein isoform X8 gives MLLRVMSRWTLRLGICKLQKWQIVLLGFLVFSSIVYFRHKEKSADKEIRKPLSWELSGMKFHAKDAGIEGKSAVGGPNTQTNTFDEDKMQQGKGSWIEGVVSKMLPRLYSDRQRYNETCSHKWQKEYKSLHKDILEGRRPRKFIVFTCKEQEYGCSGYGNRLAALTSLLYLSILTQRAFLIEWDMDAGVPLEHHLSTNNIAWNYPVKELQELKTRKHLWAKYRPKRNGTFNVIDSKAKLAAWLKKTDLQAFFDRPVEKIMGMWYFVDVLLKNEFLKNHAIELGISSSGTYYSFIGCAFEFLFQKTRTLEERLESTRNSLSLERSAFKIGIQVRMGDISFGKSLPYNDINYKDFFNCAQALSEAISTRNQTRFMERRIRWFLATDDIKVKKFAIENYSPNTVTQMITPQHITRLTMLTRSESVESMLDIIVDHLLLSECTFLILSRGSTFGKTAAALTFHSAETLTFGRTCAKMARNEHRNENHK, from the exons TTATGAGCCGGTGGACTCTTCGGTTGGGGATCTGCAAACTACAAAAGTGGCAAATCGTCCTCTTGGGTTTTCTTGTCTTCTCATCGATCGTATATTTCAGGCACAAAGAAAAGTCGGCTGATAAAG AAATACGTAAGCCTTTGTCGTGGGAATTGAGTGGAATGAAATTTCACGCAAAAGATGCTGGCATTGAGGGCAAAAGCGCAGTAGGCGGACCTAATACACAAACTAACACCTTCGATGAAGATAAAATGCAACAAGGCAAAGGTTCGTGGATAGAAGGTGTGGTTTCGAAAATGCTTCCTAGGCTTTACTCCGACAGGCAACGTTATAATGAAACGTGTAGTCATAAATGGCAAAAAGAATACAAGAGTCTTCACAAAGATATTTTAGAGGGACGCAGACCGCGAAAGTTTATTGTGTTTACTTGCAAAGAGCAAGAATATGGATGTTCTGGTTATGGTAACCGCTTAGCAGCACTTACGTCGCTTCTCTATCTTTCCATTTTAACCCAACGAGCATTTTTGATTGAATGGGATATGGATGCAGGGGTACCACTCGAACATCACCTTTCTACAAATAACATTGCGTGGAATTATCCTGTCAAGGAGCTACAAGAACTTAAGACGAGGAAGCATCTTTGGGCCAAGTACCGCCCAAAAAGAAATGGCACGTTTAACGTAATAGATTCCAAAGCAAAGTTGGCAGCTTGGCTAAAGAAAACTGATTTACAGGCGTTCTTTGACCGCCCCGTTGAAAAGATAATGGGAATGTGGTATTTTGTCGATGTTTTATTGAAAAACGAATTCTTGAAAAATCATGCCATCGAATTGGGGATCAGTTCCAGTGGAACTTATTACAGTTTTATAGGCTGTGCTTTTGAATTTCTCTTTCAAAAGACACGCACATTAGAAGAACGGCTTGAATCAACGCGGAATTCACTTAGTCTTGAAAGATCGGCTTTTAAGATTGGGATACAAGTTAGAATGGGCGACATATCCTTTGGAAAGAGCTTGCCGTATAATGACATCAATTATAAAGATTTCTTTAATTGCGCTCAGGCGTTAAGTGAAGCAATTTCGACACGAAATCAAACACGTTTCATGGAAAGAAGGATACGATGGTTTCTTGCAACGGACGATATTAAGGTTAAAAAGTTTGCAATCGAGAATTACTCCCCAAATACAGTCACCCAAATGATAACTCCGCAACACATAACACGTTTGACAATGCTGACACGTTCGGAATCCGTGGAAAGTATGTTGGATATAATTGTGGACCATTTATTGTTGTCTGAGTGCACTTTTCTCATTTTGTCCAGAGGAAGTACTTTTGGAAAGACTGCGGCTGCACTCACGTTTCATTCCGCGGAAACGTTGACGT